In Streptomyces pluripotens, the genomic window CTCTGGGGACAAGCCGCGCTCCTTCCGCATCTTGGCCAGTTTCGTCGTGTCGATCTTCCATGCCGGCTGGGGCACGCACCCAGGGAACCGCGATGAAGTCTTCGTCGCAACCGTCCTCAACACCCACCGGCGGAGGCGAGCCCGCCCTGGGCGACGGTCCTGAGGGCGCTCCCCGCCAGGCGTCGCGGCCCAGGCTGATTCGGCGAGCACCTGGGCCGGCAGGCGGGGAGCCGACGTTACACGCGTTCGTACAGGGAATCCTCCGCCTCCCGCAGCTCGCGCTCGACGGCTTCGGTGAGGTTCGGGTTGTCGATGAGGACGCCGAACTCGACGTTGTTGTTCTCGGCGCTCCAGGAGAAATTCGCGCTGGTGACCAGGAGGAGGTGGTGGTCGATGGCGAGGAACTTGGCGTGGTTGCGGACGTAGACGCCGTCGAATTCCTTGGTGCTCCAGACCTCTGCGGGGGCCAAGTGCGCGGCTACCTCGCTGGTTGATGGCGTCCAGCGCTGTTCGCTGCCGTCGGCGGCCTGGGTGTCCATGTAGACGCGGACGGCGACGCCGTCGCGCTGTGCGGCCGTCCGCAGTGACGTCCAGAGTGCGGAGCTGCGCTGGAAGTTGAAGGTCGAGCAGGTGATCGCCTGGCGGGCGCTGCCGACGAGGCGGGTGACCGAGGTGGTGAGCGGTCCGCTCTGGGCGAGGTGTCCGGGCATGGTCCACAGCGGTGACAGCGTGGCCGGAAGCGCCCGTGCCCCCTCGATCGCCCTCAGGACCAGGATCTGTTGGGGTACTGCTCCGGGACCGCCACCGATGGCTTCCAGCAGCCTCCGGACTTCCGCCCGTTGGCCGACCGCGACGACCTTGAGGGCAGTGGTCAAGGTGTCGCCGTCGGCCAGGCGGTCCGCTATGTCCTTGGCCTCGGTTCCGGTCAGGATCCGGCCGAGCTGGCGTGGCGCGTCCGCGTCACTCATGAGTCTGGAAGAAGCCGAGGTCGCTGCCGGGCAGGTCGAGGAGGAAGCGGCGGTCGAGGAAGCGGTTGGCGCGCTCGCAGGAGGTCTCCGAGGCCATGACGCAGCAATGGCAGGCGGCGCCGTGGAGGAAGTCCTCGGGGTCCTGGGGGGTGCGCTTGGAGCAGATGGGATCGGATGAGCAGCGTGCGGCCTTGCGCAGCGCACTGCCGACGACCTGTTGGAGGCGCGTGGGCTCGCTGAGCTGGACGAGGCCGCCGAGGGTGCCGTCGCTGTCTGACGCGGTGGTGCAGATGAGAAGGCCGGCCGCGGGGTCGCGGCCTTCGGTCGCGGGCCAGGCGTAGAGGCGTTCGCTAAGGCTGGCGGCCGAATATCCGCAGGTCAGGGCGAGTTCGCGGATGAGGATGTGGGCGAGGGTGTGAACGAGCCAGTAGCGCGGAGGCTTCAGTCGGGTGTCGGGGTGGACCTGGTCGGCGGTCTCGGAGAAACGGCGCCGAAAATTTCTCTCGTGTGCCTTGCGGTGGAGCTCCCACAGGTCAGTGTCCAGGACGTGCTTCTCCCACGCGGCGACGGCGTTCTCGTCGAGCTGGAGGAAGATGCCTTCGCCTCGGTCCTCCGTGGCCACCGTCCAGTTCGGCCGGGACGTGCGCGTCAGTGGGGCCAGGCGGCGCGGGAGGTCGCCGACGCGGTCCATGTCGTCGATGCGGGTGAAGCCGACCAGGGCGTTCACCTTGCGGAGGCGTTCGACCGCAAGTACGCGGGTGATCTCTGGTTGCAGGGCGTCGCCCCGATCACGGGTGGAGAGGGTGAGTCCGCTCTTGGGGTCCTCGACGCGGGTGCCGACGATGTCGCGTAGCAGGTATCGCCATTCGGGGACCAAGAGGTCGACCGGGTCCCAGTCGCGGAGCTTCTCCTCCTGCTCCTCCGGACTGTCCGTGGGAGCGGAGGCCGCCTGAAGGACCTGTTCCAGGTCGTGGTCGGGCATGGCGGTGACGTCGACGCGGTCGTCGAGAAGATCCCGGATCATTTCCAGGTTGTGGCGGTACTTGGCGAGCTTGTCGCCGAGGGCGGTGCGGACCCGGTCGGCCAGGTCGCTGGCCTTCTCCTCCTGGGACTCCGGCATCACGATGATCGACTGGGTGGCCGGGAACCACAAGTTGGAGGCGCCGACGAGCATCAGGCGGGTCTCGTTGCGGCAGCCCTTGGGCTCGAAGGCGTCCAAGTGAGGGTGGCGGCCTCGGCACTGCGGGAGTTTCTCCCTGCCGGCCTCGCCCTGGGCCTCGTTCATGGGGCGCCGCATGTCGCAGGAGGCGCAGTGGATGACGGCCGAGGCACCCTTGCCGGCGGTCCGGTCGACCATCTTCAGCGCGGGCAGTTCCGCCTTGCTGCACCGCTGCCCGCGGTGCACCCACAGGTCGTACGGAAACTCGTCCAGGTGCCCGTCGACGCAGGCCAGCAGATACCGGGCCGGGATGGCGGTGCGGCGCATCGCCTTGCGGGTGCCGGACCCTGCCCGGCCCGTGCACTTGGCGTGCTCGAAGACCGCCAGGTCGGTGCGGAAGGGGTGCGTGTTGCGGTAGTCGAACTGGGCGAGCAGTCCGAGCATGTCGCAGCCCGTGCACCGCAGCCACTGCGGGAAGACCCGGGATGGGACTCCGAGGTCGTTGCCTTCGGCAGACCGGCTGTACTTCTTCGGCTGCCAGGGATACGGCCGCAGCTGTACGTCGGGCGAACGAAGCATCATCCGGACCACGTCACGCAGGCGCGGGGCGTGGATCTGCGGGGGCGCGGACTCGCGGCGTCGCCAGATGCGGTCCCAGTCGTCCAGACCGGTCGGCATGATCGTGAACTGCGGCAAGTCCATGATCGCGCCGGGACCGTAGGTGTAGAGCAGGGAGGAGGGGCGGGCCGATCCGACCTTGGCACGGTTGTGCTTGGTGGCCTTGTCCGCCTCCTGCTCCAGGTCGCCCAGTGGGTCGACGGCGTGGGCGACGTCGTAGACGAAGCGCGTCTCGTCACTCACGAGTTGTCCTCCGGCATCTTCCACTGAGGGGCATGGTCGGGTGCGCGGTACACCAGTCGCTCCTTGATCGGGCTCACCAGAAGATTGATCTCGGG contains:
- the drmB gene encoding DUF1998 domain-containing protein — protein: MSDETRFVYDVAHAVDPLGDLEQEADKATKHNRAKVGSARPSSLLYTYGPGAIMDLPQFTIMPTGLDDWDRIWRRRESAPPQIHAPRLRDVVRMMLRSPDVQLRPYPWQPKKYSRSAEGNDLGVPSRVFPQWLRCTGCDMLGLLAQFDYRNTHPFRTDLAVFEHAKCTGRAGSGTRKAMRRTAIPARYLLACVDGHLDEFPYDLWVHRGQRCSKAELPALKMVDRTAGKGASAVIHCASCDMRRPMNEAQGEAGREKLPQCRGRHPHLDAFEPKGCRNETRLMLVGASNLWFPATQSIIVMPESQEEKASDLADRVRTALGDKLAKYRHNLEMIRDLLDDRVDVTAMPDHDLEQVLQAASAPTDSPEEQEEKLRDWDPVDLLVPEWRYLLRDIVGTRVEDPKSGLTLSTRDRGDALQPEITRVLAVERLRKVNALVGFTRIDDMDRVGDLPRRLAPLTRTSRPNWTVATEDRGEGIFLQLDENAVAAWEKHVLDTDLWELHRKAHERNFRRRFSETADQVHPDTRLKPPRYWLVHTLAHILIRELALTCGYSAASLSERLYAWPATEGRDPAAGLLICTTASDSDGTLGGLVQLSEPTRLQQVVGSALRKAARCSSDPICSKRTPQDPEDFLHGAACHCCVMASETSCERANRFLDRRFLLDLPGSDLGFFQTHE
- the drmC gene encoding DISARM system phospholipase D-like protein DrmC — its product is MSDADAPRQLGRILTGTEAKDIADRLADGDTLTTALKVVAVGQRAEVRRLLEAIGGGPGAVPQQILVLRAIEGARALPATLSPLWTMPGHLAQSGPLTTSVTRLVGSARQAITCSTFNFQRSSALWTSLRTAAQRDGVAVRVYMDTQAADGSEQRWTPSTSEVAAHLAPAEVWSTKEFDGVYVRNHAKFLAIDHHLLLVTSANFSWSAENNNVEFGVLIDNPNLTEAVERELREAEDSLYERV